Sequence from the Terriglobales bacterium genome:
GGCCTGCAGCAACGGAGCCAGCGCCAGGATGATCGAGGTGGGGTAGCAGCCGGGATTGGCCACCAACTGCGCCTGCGCCAGGGGACGGCGGTTCAGTTCGCTCAGGCCGTAGACCGCCTGGCCGGTGAGCCGCGCGGCGGTCTGGGGGTCGGGATCCTCGAAGCCGTAGACCTTCTGGTGTTCGGGCTGGCGCAGGCGCCAAGCCGCGCTCAGGTCCACGACGCGCAGACCCAGGCTCAGGGCCTGCGGGATCCATGCGCGCGAGACTTCGTGAGGAGTGGAGAGAAAGAGCAGTTCCACGCCCGCACTCTTCAGCCGCTCCCAGGAAAAAGGCTCCAGGGGATGGACGCGGCCGTTGCCGTTGGCGGGCGCGATCTGAGGATAGAGCTCGGCCAGATCGGCGGCGAAGGCCTCCGACGATTCCCGGGTCATGAGCAGCGGCGGCTGGACGCGGGGGTGCCGCGCCAGCAAGCGGGCCAGCTCGAAGCCTGCATAGCCGGTGGGCCCGACTACGGCGGTTCTGACAGGCGAGGGCATCAGGCGATCATCCCTCGGATGCCATCGGCGAGTTTGCGGCAGGTCTTGAGGTCGGGCGCCACGATCAGGATGGTGTCATCGCCGGCGACGGTACCCACGATCTCGGGCCAGGCCTCGCCGTCGAGCGCGGCGGCCACCGGCTGGGCGCTGCCGGCGGTGGTCTTGAGCACGATCAGGTTCTGCGCCTGCCGCACCTCGCGCACGAACTCCCGCATCAGGCGGGGGAGGGAGGGCGGCGGCGGCTCGGCGGCCTCCTCCCGGCCGGGCAGGGTGTAGCCTTCGGGCGTCTTCACCAGG
This genomic interval carries:
- the argC gene encoding N-acetyl-gamma-glutamyl-phosphate reductase, producing MPSPVRTAVVGPTGYAGFELARLLARHPRVQPPLLMTRESSEAFAADLAELYPQIAPANGNGRVHPLEPFSWERLKSAGVELLFLSTPHEVSRAWIPQALSLGLRVVDLSAAWRLRQPEHQKVYGFEDPDPQTAARLTGQAVYGLSELNRRPLAQAQLVANPGCYPTSIILALAPLLQAGLVDLDKGIVCDSKSGVSGAGKQPSAKTHFVEVAENLSAYSVFAHRHTGEILEQLELAPEQLTFVPHLLPIPRGILSTIYVQLREPTVEEALLNCFHDCYRGCAFVRIFAPPRLPQIQYSVRTNYCDLGFTLAPDGKRLVVVSCLDNLMKGAAGQAVQNMNLMFGWDEQEGLA
- the argR gene encoding arginine repressor, with product MSMSKLARQNLILELVKEETLPSQDELRRRLKKAGARVTQATLSRDINELGLVKTPEGYTLPGREEAAEPPPPSLPRLMREFVREVRQAQNLIVLKTTAGSAQPVAAALDGEAWPEIVGTVAGDDTILIVAPDLKTCRKLADGIRGMIA